The Lactuca sativa cultivar Salinas chromosome 2, Lsat_Salinas_v11, whole genome shotgun sequence genome includes a window with the following:
- the LOC111915484 gene encoding uncharacterized protein LOC111915484: MPNLKEQVPEKPYQPPMPYPTRAKKEKQEEEYQKFLDHIKTLQINIPFFEVVVQMSKYAEFLKELLTNRRKMEEVKKVVLNENCSAAILNKLPKKKVDPGTLTLPCQFGNLAIIHALADSGSSVNLMPYSFFKKLDLPEPRPIRMAIHLANKIVTFPRGICEDLLVKVDKFIFPTDFIILDMETDPQVPIILGRPFLNTASAIVDIQDSKLTLWVGDDSVTFGVDQAMKYSRNSDDTTFSIDMLDELLEECVEEDSNESTNVDEEFDAEKDLMEIERLLEEAEYEEIMKKSESPTR; encoded by the coding sequence atgCCAAATCTGAAAGAACAGGTCCCTGAAAAGCCATATCAGCCTCCAATGCCATACCCAACCCGAGCTAAGAAGGAGAAGCAGGAAGAGGAGTACCAGAAGTTCTTAGATCACATAAAGactcttcaaatcaacataccCTTCTTTGAAGTTGTCGTCCAAATGTCCAAATATGCCGAGTTCCTCAAGGAACTTCTTACTAATAGAAGGAAgatggaagaagtgaagaaggtGGTTCTTAATGAAAACTGTTCAGCTGCTATTCTAAATAAGCTACCAAAGAAGAAAGTTGACCCGGGGACCTTAACACtaccttgccaatttggcaacttAGCTATAATTCATGCCTTAGCTGATTCGGGATCAAGTGTCAACTTAATGCCATATTCATTCTTCAAGAAGTTGGATCTCCCGGAACCAAGGCCAATTCGCATGGCAATCCATTTAGCAAACAAGATAGTCACTTTCCCAAGGGGTATATGCGAAGATTTGCTGGTCAAGGTGGACAAATTCATCTTTCCCActgactttattattctagacaTGGAGACGGATCCTCAAGTCCCGATCATCCTCGGAAGACCCTTCCTCAACACTGCGAGTGCTATAGTAGATATTCAGGATTCAAAGCTTACCTTGTGGGTAGGTGATGATTCTGTAACCTTTGGGGTTGATCAAGCTATGAAGTATTCAAGGAACAGTGATGACACGACTTTCTCAATCGACATGCTAGACGAACTATTGGAGGAGTGTGTAGAGGAAGATTCCAACGAGTCCACAAATGTTGATGAAGAATTTGATGCAGAAAAAGACTTAATGGAGATCGAAAGGCTGCTGGAAGAAGCTGAATATGAAGAAATAATGAAGAAATCTGAGagccctactcgttga